From a region of the bacterium genome:
- a CDS encoding T9SS type A sorting domain-containing protein, whose protein sequence is MSRIHRTYLMAGLILLCAAALAAAPTYRSFIEWNGPYYHVRHSTGADSSDDISYAVNNPLPLYSLPFSSPAAVALYGTLLSQTAFIVDHDHSRVQVFSTGADWRVESLTYNASAAAGYFGGRTLSFGRGELLAASERILINNGLFTRVNSLAGYAATDSVYTMVYTGLPGDGGVATLPSGWNLGASDSVRVEYAFANPPGNSGNGDIDYVLSQTSPTAIPLQLNETTSNSDPALNDVTSLVVNPSVRTGKVLDLYAVNALPGGAGTLASYDLSIIGPGGAFHHVDTYPGALGRPYAVKMVDTGVNIPGTMLAGTPSGVQSARLSLSIRNASTFLGHNYRVAFSFDTTSSMNQSAAPDNLESDIAFDPVRGRLHMVFCRDNAVQGTAYSYSDDYGQTWSAAVRISPTTLGAIHDRPRIAVRSTGEVHVVYEAINLSGQRHLYHIVYIDGAGWSITTELTDGLTPGIVTENRYANLLVDPLTDDVHLIWAGDDDVYHQVYTTSWSGPTLVASGAGSGFSAPHAVMDGSGDIHLAFVSDAVPPCHIGYMTYNGAEWGSNEGGSFTPGSVDEVTSASGVADDGGGRGELFPFPQIAITGDSVWVFWTGQGTEVYGVNSSRMFYNRISSLTGNFVPGARTALAPADDCAPMRFSVAVDADHNIRIVYPFGTAVNREGLRCKTWTCATNRWTPDVTAPGRSIYNEGAAVTTFAYEPRLICPQIMGQTMPMLSCAKAYTTLGGGSPRILFKILDGIITVTDRSTLSEINRCRVWTGGTADTGVIPGLSLAVRNSSDEVSNTDDVNSAEFNVGDYFDLTGTVPQRHDLLFLTDADSNRVKILRANDNLDHCFGGDLRWDVPGKSDGTPSQSYRIATMGGEGTYRVWAGPDTSAWTIVNDLLTTGPDDRVCEVNRYTREVRFGDNSHGAIPPAGSFIRVRYAESVDEAEFGGAGSGNNQMVSPHGVAARYNAGLGHFDVYVCDSGNSRVDKWSYNPNPAVDPASWSSPVVSWGTASGETDLLSAPEDISVVTLHNQIYLVVSDNANQRLVVYRDDAASGSGGTAAPVYVTTIGGAGTSLNGFMDPRGLACMAEDSGLVIYAADAQRNEVAKIVQRDWLSTGAPDTSGGTQSSVLNLSLRDVVDGDSYLLLQPGAVRTIELRVARCDSLTGLHIYGMLPDTALHLIGIGEGNLWSGERYTNRIFLYSSNDTTGTFEINAAMVGDNDGLSTSASRVVATLIVRADSALSVPYSGAITVSDSSDLRRAGNRRITAYTRTDLNVVAGYLADIASDDGDCGMPPRMIPQPDGRIDFADINAFTQGWNGDGRVSDPLADIGPFLGDTPPNLVANPDGRMDAYDLLALSTMYNYDHSISPFILPPHTNARALDETQAVTLTARQESGRCIVDACAHDLPAFTTAHIRIEGEDDITTVRCGDLFTGQSTLFLHKQNGRAADICLGRLDKANPCVNGSGVLAVVELSVPQGVAPKVRVLYELRDNHNTIVASGESALENAPLPLSFGLDAPYPNPFNATTTFTLSLNAAGHSTLKVYNMLGQEAATILNADLPAGLHRITWDARNQHGVPLSSGLYLVRLESPGHSAVRKIVLLK, encoded by the coding sequence ATGAGCAGGATTCACCGCACCTATCTGATGGCAGGACTGATCCTGCTCTGCGCCGCCGCACTGGCCGCCGCGCCCACCTACCGCTCTTTCATCGAATGGAACGGGCCGTATTATCATGTGCGGCACTCCACCGGCGCGGACAGCAGCGACGACATCAGCTATGCGGTGAACAATCCGCTGCCACTCTACAGCCTGCCCTTTTCCTCGCCGGCAGCGGTGGCGCTCTATGGCACGCTGCTCTCCCAGACCGCGTTCATCGTCGATCATGATCACAGCCGCGTGCAGGTCTTTTCCACCGGCGCCGACTGGCGCGTAGAATCCCTGACCTACAATGCTTCGGCAGCGGCGGGATATTTTGGCGGGCGCACCCTGTCCTTCGGTCGCGGCGAACTGCTTGCGGCCAGCGAACGGATTCTTATCAACAACGGCCTCTTCACCCGTGTGAATTCGCTGGCCGGGTATGCCGCAACCGATTCCGTGTACACCATGGTCTATACCGGGTTGCCCGGCGACGGCGGCGTGGCCACCTTGCCTTCCGGCTGGAATCTCGGCGCGTCCGACTCCGTCCGCGTCGAATATGCCTTCGCCAATCCTCCGGGCAACAGCGGCAATGGGGATATCGACTATGTGCTCAGCCAGACCTCGCCCACGGCCATTCCACTTCAACTGAATGAGACCACCTCCAACAGCGATCCCGCACTGAATGACGTCACGTCACTGGTGGTCAATCCTTCCGTGCGTACGGGCAAAGTTCTCGATCTGTATGCCGTTAACGCCCTGCCGGGCGGCGCGGGAACCCTCGCGTCCTACGACCTTTCCATCATCGGCCCCGGTGGCGCGTTCCATCATGTCGATACCTATCCCGGCGCCCTGGGCAGACCCTATGCCGTGAAAATGGTCGACACCGGCGTGAACATCCCCGGCACCATGCTTGCCGGTACGCCGTCGGGTGTGCAAAGCGCGCGGCTCTCCCTTTCTATTCGCAATGCAAGCACGTTTCTTGGACATAACTATCGCGTCGCCTTCAGCTTCGATACCACCAGCAGCATGAATCAATCCGCCGCGCCGGATAACCTCGAATCGGACATCGCGTTCGATCCGGTGCGCGGTCGCCTGCACATGGTGTTTTGCCGCGATAACGCGGTGCAGGGCACGGCCTACAGTTACAGCGACGATTATGGCCAGACATGGTCCGCCGCCGTAAGAATTTCCCCTACCACGCTGGGTGCGATTCATGACCGCCCGCGCATTGCTGTGCGCAGTACCGGCGAGGTTCACGTGGTCTATGAAGCGATAAACCTCAGCGGCCAGCGTCACCTGTACCACATCGTCTACATCGATGGAGCCGGCTGGTCCATCACGACCGAACTGACTGATGGCTTGACGCCCGGCATTGTGACGGAAAACCGCTATGCCAATCTGCTGGTGGATCCGCTCACCGATGATGTGCATCTGATCTGGGCAGGAGACGATGACGTCTATCATCAGGTCTACACCACGTCCTGGAGTGGCCCCACGCTGGTCGCCAGTGGTGCCGGCAGCGGGTTTTCGGCGCCTCACGCCGTAATGGATGGCAGTGGTGATATTCATCTTGCCTTCGTCAGCGATGCCGTGCCGCCCTGTCATATCGGCTACATGACGTACAACGGCGCCGAGTGGGGAAGCAATGAAGGCGGCAGCTTTACACCGGGAAGCGTCGACGAAGTAACATCCGCCAGCGGTGTGGCCGACGACGGCGGCGGACGCGGTGAACTCTTTCCCTTCCCGCAAATCGCCATCACCGGCGACAGTGTGTGGGTCTTCTGGACCGGGCAGGGAACAGAGGTCTACGGCGTCAATTCCAGCCGCATGTTCTACAACCGCATCAGTTCACTGACCGGAAATTTCGTGCCCGGCGCGCGCACGGCGCTCGCGCCTGCCGATGACTGCGCGCCCATGCGCTTTTCCGTTGCCGTGGATGCCGATCACAACATTCGCATCGTCTATCCTTTCGGCACCGCGGTCAACCGCGAAGGCCTGCGCTGCAAAACGTGGACGTGTGCCACCAATCGCTGGACGCCCGACGTCACCGCTCCGGGCCGCTCCATCTACAATGAAGGCGCGGCGGTAACCACGTTCGCCTATGAGCCGCGCCTGATCTGCCCGCAAATCATGGGGCAGACCATGCCGATGCTCTCCTGTGCCAAGGCCTACACCACCCTCGGCGGAGGTTCGCCGCGGATTCTTTTCAAGATTCTCGATGGCATCATCACCGTAACGGACCGCAGCACGCTTTCGGAAATTAACCGCTGCCGCGTCTGGACCGGCGGCACGGCGGACACCGGGGTCATTCCCGGCCTCTCTCTGGCCGTGCGCAACAGTTCGGACGAGGTGTCCAACACCGATGACGTGAACTCTGCGGAGTTCAACGTCGGCGACTATTTCGACCTGACCGGCACAGTGCCGCAGCGGCACGATCTGCTCTTCCTGACCGACGCCGACAGCAACCGCGTGAAGATCCTCCGCGCCAACGATAATCTCGATCACTGCTTCGGCGGCGATCTGCGCTGGGATGTGCCCGGAAAATCCGACGGCACTCCGTCGCAAAGCTACCGCATAGCCACAATGGGCGGGGAAGGCACTTACCGCGTCTGGGCAGGACCCGATACATCCGCCTGGACCATCGTCAACGATCTCCTGACGACTGGACCGGATGATCGCGTCTGTGAAGTGAATCGCTACACCCGCGAAGTGCGCTTCGGCGACAACAGCCACGGAGCGATTCCTCCTGCCGGAAGCTTCATTCGCGTACGCTATGCAGAATCCGTGGACGAAGCGGAATTCGGCGGCGCGGGAAGCGGCAACAACCAGATGGTGAGCCCGCACGGCGTGGCCGCGCGCTACAACGCGGGACTGGGACATTTCGATGTCTACGTTTGCGATTCCGGCAACAGCCGCGTGGACAAGTGGTCCTACAATCCCAATCCGGCAGTGGACCCCGCGTCGTGGTCCAGTCCGGTCGTTTCATGGGGCACGGCATCGGGCGAAACGGATCTGCTCAGCGCACCGGAAGACATTTCCGTAGTGACGCTGCACAATCAAATCTATCTGGTCGTATCGGACAACGCCAACCAGCGTCTCGTGGTCTACCGCGATGATGCCGCATCCGGCAGCGGCGGCACGGCCGCGCCGGTCTATGTCACCACCATCGGCGGCGCGGGTACCAGCCTGAACGGCTTCATGGATCCGCGCGGATTAGCTTGCATGGCCGAAGACAGCGGGCTGGTAATCTATGCCGCCGATGCGCAACGCAACGAAGTCGCCAAGATCGTCCAGCGCGATTGGCTCTCAACGGGTGCGCCGGATACCAGCGGGGGCACGCAAAGTTCCGTGCTGAATCTGTCGCTGCGTGATGTCGTGGACGGCGACAGCTATCTGCTGCTGCAGCCGGGCGCGGTGCGCACCATCGAACTGCGCGTCGCCCGCTGCGATTCGCTGACTGGACTGCACATCTACGGCATGCTTCCCGATACCGCGCTGCATCTGATCGGCATCGGTGAAGGCAACCTGTGGAGCGGCGAGCGCTACACCAACCGGATTTTTCTGTACAGCAGCAACGACACGACCGGCACGTTCGAAATCAACGCCGCTATGGTGGGGGATAACGACGGCCTCAGCACCTCCGCCTCGCGAGTCGTCGCGACGCTGATCGTCCGCGCGGATTCTGCGCTGAGTGTGCCGTATTCAGGCGCCATCACCGTAAGTGACAGCTCGGATCTGAGGCGCGCAGGCAACCGGCGGATCACCGCCTATACGCGCACGGACCTGAATGTGGTCGCCGGATACCTGGCCGACATCGCCTCAGATGACGGCGACTGCGGAATGCCGCCGCGTATGATTCCGCAGCCCGATGGCCGAATCGATTTTGCCGACATCAACGCCTTTACTCAGGGCTGGAACGGCGATGGCCGGGTCTCCGATCCCTTAGCCGACATCGGGCCTTTCCTCGGCGACACGCCGCCCAATCTGGTGGCCAATCCCGATGGCCGGATGGACGCCTATGATCTGCTCGCGCTGAGCACCATGTACAACTATGACCACTCCATCTCGCCCTTCATCCTGCCGCCGCACACCAATGCGCGTGCGCTGGATGAAACACAGGCGGTCACACTGACGGCCCGGCAGGAAAGCGGTCGCTGCATCGTCGACGCGTGCGCCCATGATCTGCCCGCCTTCACCACGGCGCATATCCGCATCGAGGGCGAGGACGACATCACAACCGTGCGCTGCGGAGATCTGTTCACGGGCCAAAGCACTCTTTTCCTGCACAAACAGAACGGCAGAGCGGCGGACATCTGCCTCGGACGTCTGGACAAAGCAAACCCCTGCGTCAATGGCAGTGGCGTGCTGGCCGTCGTTGAACTGAGCGTGCCGCAAGGCGTGGCGCCCAAGGTGCGCGTGCTCTACGAACTTCGCGACAACCACAATACCATCGTCGCCTCCGGCGAAAGCGCGCTCGAAAACGCCCCGCTTCCACTGAGCTTCGGTCTCGATGCGCCGTACCCGAACCCCTTCAATGCCACCACAACCTTCACGCTGAGTCTGAATGCCGCCGGCCACTCCACGCTGAAAGTGTATAACATGCTCGGACAGGAAGCGGCCACCATTCTTAATGCCGATCTTCCGGCAGGTCTGCATCGTATAACATGGGATGCCCGCAACCAGCACGGTGTGCCCCTTTCCAGCGGCCTCTATCTGGTTCGCCTCGAATCCCCCGGCCACAGTGCCGTCAGAAAAATCGTTCTCCTGAAATAA
- a CDS encoding M28 family peptidase, translating into MISHFLRAALSVVLLASVCAAKSDDIEANLRQHENFLAADAREGRGIGTKGLDQSADYIAEQFKTIGLAPAFDGSYFQVFDMGWGVKLGPNNTLTAGTVKLDTASGFMPLGFSAAASVTGTVVFAGYGIIAPEYNYDDFAHIDATGKIVLCFTGEPGEFDSTSKFEGLNYTAHSGLRAKVGNAKLKGATALLIVEGPIYADKEKEVLDMPRTDEPYVDCGIPAVRLTREGLAKIFPKFDLETIQKLIDAKSEPRSIDLDTMQVTMTTDLTRKTVHVKNVAGILKGDTSVIVIGAHYDHLGYGQSGSLDPKPGKIHNGADDNASGVSSIIETARLLKAHPVRETVMICSFTGEEVGLVGSGHLVKDFPGGISHVRAMLNLDMVGRMRDKKFTILGGGTAKEFDSLVTAASKGLDIQVTCKGDGYGPSDHMSFFMADKPVLFFFTGAHEDYHKSSDDVDKINFPGMATIVHLTDNIVRAIDGYTPALTFVKTSDAPKESGGGRLRSSLGSVPDFSQPDSLKGYLIGDAKPEGSAAKAGLTKGDLVIRMGKVNIGNIYDLMNALRIYAPGDTVDITYLRGKDEKQTKAVLQGSARY; encoded by the coding sequence ATGATCTCACATTTTTTGCGGGCCGCGCTGAGCGTTGTCCTGCTGGCCTCTGTTTGTGCCGCGAAGAGCGATGACATTGAAGCCAATCTGCGGCAGCATGAGAACTTCCTTGCGGCGGATGCCCGGGAGGGCCGCGGTATTGGCACCAAGGGACTGGACCAGTCCGCCGATTATATTGCCGAGCAGTTCAAGACTATCGGCCTGGCACCGGCGTTTGACGGCAGTTATTTCCAAGTATTCGACATGGGTTGGGGCGTCAAACTCGGCCCCAACAACACACTCACGGCAGGTACGGTCAAACTGGACACGGCCTCGGGCTTTATGCCTCTCGGTTTTTCCGCCGCCGCCAGTGTAACGGGAACGGTGGTCTTTGCCGGGTACGGCATTATTGCACCGGAATACAACTATGATGATTTCGCGCACATTGATGCAACCGGCAAGATTGTGCTTTGCTTCACAGGTGAGCCCGGCGAATTCGATTCGACCTCCAAGTTCGAAGGGCTCAACTACACGGCACATTCCGGTTTACGGGCCAAGGTCGGCAATGCCAAACTGAAGGGCGCGACCGCCCTGTTGATCGTGGAAGGGCCGATCTACGCCGACAAGGAGAAAGAAGTTCTGGACATGCCGCGCACAGACGAACCGTACGTGGACTGCGGCATTCCGGCCGTGCGCCTCACGCGCGAAGGGCTGGCAAAGATCTTTCCCAAGTTCGATCTGGAGACGATTCAGAAGCTGATCGACGCTAAGTCGGAGCCGCGCAGCATTGACCTGGACACCATGCAGGTTACGATGACCACCGATTTGACGCGCAAGACCGTGCACGTCAAGAACGTGGCGGGGATTTTGAAGGGCGATACGTCGGTGATCGTGATCGGCGCGCATTATGACCACCTGGGTTACGGCCAGAGCGGCAGCCTGGATCCGAAGCCGGGCAAGATCCACAATGGGGCGGACGACAATGCCAGCGGCGTGTCTTCGATCATTGAAACTGCGCGGCTACTGAAGGCCCATCCGGTGCGCGAAACCGTGATGATTTGTTCATTTACCGGAGAAGAGGTTGGACTGGTAGGGTCGGGGCATCTGGTGAAGGATTTTCCCGGCGGGATTTCGCATGTGCGCGCGATGCTGAACCTCGACATGGTGGGCAGAATGCGCGACAAGAAGTTCACCATTCTGGGCGGGGGAACGGCCAAGGAGTTCGACAGCCTGGTGACGGCGGCAAGCAAGGGACTTGATATTCAGGTGACGTGCAAGGGCGACGGCTACGGGCCATCGGATCACATGAGCTTCTTCATGGCGGACAAGCCGGTGCTGTTTTTCTTTACCGGCGCGCATGAGGATTATCATAAGTCCAGCGATGACGTGGACAAGATCAATTTTCCGGGCATGGCCACAATCGTGCACCTGACGGACAATATCGTGCGGGCGATTGACGGGTATACTCCGGCGCTGACGTTTGTCAAGACTTCCGACGCTCCCAAGGAGAGTGGCGGCGGGCGTTTGCGGTCGTCGCTGGGCAGCGTGCCCGATTTTTCGCAGCCGGATTCCTTGAAGGGGTATCTGATTGGCGATGCCAAGCCGGAAGGTTCCGCGGCGAAGGCGGGATTGACGAAGGGGGACCTGGTGATCCGCATGGGGAAGGTCAACATCGGCAACATTTACGATTTGATGAACGCGTTGCGGATTTACGCGCCGGGCGACACGGTGGACATCACGTACCTTCGCGGCAAGGACGAGAAGCAGACCAAGGCGGTGCTGCAAGGGTCGGCAAGATATTAG
- a CDS encoding MBOAT family O-acyltransferase produces the protein MQFNSIIFAVFFTVIFTGCWTIGGQRRRLQNLWLLTANCLFYGWWDARFLALIFGAALIDFALGLKLDKTEGLSSRRLLLGISLLVNLGLLGFFKYFNFFAQSATDVLHTLGMQADLPTLRLVLPLGISFYTFSRLSYSLDLYRKQIPASKDLLSFLAFSSFFPLIVAGPIERAKRLLPQFEKPRTFTVDQAKDGLRQILWGLFRKIVIADNLVAPVNAVFRDYSTMTGIDLFLGIFLYSIQIYVDFSAYSDMAMGVGKLLGFRLMRNFAYPYFSRDIAEFWRRWHISMSSWFRDYVYTPLSMKVSLAARWRRMLNIVITFTVSGLWHGANWTFVSWGLLNGLFFAPLILGKAPERDSAMVAEGKLLPSLADALRITATFLVVMLAWVFFRADSLSQAFGYLLAMTTHTWLAVPHYGTQILCCLALLALEWLRRDKVYALEKIGLPVPARWALYVTMLLAILVLGNFGSQEFVYALF, from the coding sequence TTGCAATTCAATTCCATCATCTTCGCGGTCTTCTTCACCGTCATCTTCACCGGCTGCTGGACCATCGGCGGCCAGCGCCGCAGGCTGCAAAACCTGTGGCTGCTAACGGCCAACTGCCTCTTCTATGGCTGGTGGGATGCACGCTTCCTCGCGCTGATCTTCGGTGCGGCCCTGATCGATTTTGCTCTCGGTCTGAAGCTGGACAAAACCGAAGGACTTTCCTCCCGTCGGTTGCTGTTGGGCATCAGCCTGCTGGTGAACCTTGGGCTGTTGGGCTTCTTCAAATACTTCAACTTCTTTGCCCAGAGTGCTACCGACGTTCTGCACACTCTGGGGATGCAGGCCGACCTGCCCACGCTGCGGTTGGTTCTGCCTTTGGGCATCAGCTTCTACACCTTCAGCCGCCTAAGCTACAGCCTCGACCTCTACCGCAAACAGATCCCTGCCAGCAAAGACCTCCTAAGCTTCTTAGCCTTCTCCAGTTTCTTCCCACTGATCGTGGCCGGACCCATCGAACGCGCCAAGCGCCTGCTGCCGCAGTTCGAAAAGCCCCGGACTTTCACTGTCGATCAGGCCAAAGACGGCCTGCGCCAGATCCTCTGGGGACTCTTCCGCAAAATCGTCATCGCCGATAATCTGGTCGCCCCGGTCAATGCCGTCTTCCGCGACTATTCCACTATGACCGGCATAGACCTTTTCCTCGGCATCTTTCTCTATTCGATTCAGATCTACGTGGACTTTTCGGCTTATTCGGATATGGCGATGGGCGTGGGTAAGCTCTTGGGCTTCCGCCTGATGCGCAACTTTGCCTATCCCTACTTTTCCCGTGACATCGCCGAATTCTGGCGCCGCTGGCACATCAGCATGTCGAGCTGGTTTCGGGATTATGTCTACACTCCGCTGTCGATGAAAGTAAGTTTAGCGGCTCGCTGGCGGCGGATGCTGAACATCGTCATCACCTTCACCGTCAGCGGCCTCTGGCACGGGGCCAACTGGACCTTTGTCAGTTGGGGCTTGCTGAATGGTCTCTTTTTCGCCCCACTGATTCTGGGCAAAGCTCCCGAGCGTGACAGCGCCATGGTCGCCGAAGGCAAACTCCTGCCGTCCCTTGCCGATGCACTGCGCATTACCGCGACCTTTCTCGTGGTGATGCTCGCCTGGGTCTTCTTCCGCGCCGACTCGCTCTCGCAGGCCTTCGGCTATCTGCTGGCCATGACCACTCACACGTGGCTGGCCGTGCCGCACTATGGAACACAAATCCTCTGCTGCCTCGCTCTGCTCGCCCTCGAGTGGTTGCGGCGCGACAAAGTCTATGCTCTCGAAAAGATCGGCTTGCCCGTGCCCGCGCGCTGGGCACTCTATGTGACCATGTTGCTCGCCATTCTGGTCCTCGGAAACTTCGGCAGTCAGGAATTCGTCTATGCGCTTTTCTGA
- a CDS encoding MBOAT family O-acyltransferase: MQFNSVIFALFFTAVFFGYWLLGGQRRRLQNLWLLTANCAFYGWWDGRFLALIFGAALIDFAVGLKLEKAERLSSRRLLLGISLLVNLGLLGFFKYFNFFAQSAGDVLHTLGMQADLPTLRLVLPLGISFYTFSRLSYSLDLYRKQIPASKDLLSFLAFSSFFPLIVAGPIERAKRLLPQFEKPRTFTVDQAKDGLRQILWGLFRKIVIADTLAVRVDNVFANYATTSGIDLAVTLFLYSIQIYVDFAAYSDMAMGVGKLLGFRLMRNFAYPYFSRDIAEFWRRWHISMSSWFRDYVYTPLSMKVSLAARWRRMLNIVITFTVSGLWHGANWTFVSWGLLNGLFFAPLILGKAPERDSAMVAEGKLLPSLTELWQMLSTFVVVTLAWAFFRSDSLAAALDYFRAMLTGNWAVAPQGGLLILMSLVLLAIEWLRRDKIHALEMAALPKAGRWAIYFCIILGILVFGEFNSHGFYYAQF, translated from the coding sequence TTGCAGTTCAACTCCGTCATCTTCGCCCTCTTCTTTACCGCAGTTTTCTTCGGCTATTGGTTGCTGGGCGGCCAGCGCCGCAGGCTGCAAAACCTGTGGCTGCTAACGGCCAACTGTGCCTTCTACGGCTGGTGGGACGGACGCTTCCTCGCGCTGATCTTCGGCGCGGCCCTGATCGATTTTGCGGTCGGTCTGAAGCTTGAGAAAGCCGAAAGACTTTCCTCTCGTCGGTTGCTTTTGGGCATCAGCCTGCTGGTGAACCTCGGGCTGTTGGGCTTCTTCAAATACTTCAACTTCTTTGCCCAGAGTGCCGGTGACGTACTGCATACGCTGGGGATGCAGGCCGACCTGCCCACGTTGCGGTTGGTTCTGCCTTTGGGCATCAGCTTCTACACCTTCAGCCGCCTAAGCTACAGCTTAGACCTCTACCGCAAACAGATCCCTGCCAGCAAAGACCTCCTAAGCTTCTTAGCCTTCTCCAGTTTCTTTCCGCTGATTGTCGCCGGACCCATCGAACGGGCCAAGCGTCTGCTGCCGCAGTTCGAAAAGCCCCGGACTTTCACTGTCGATCAGGCCAAGGACGGCCTGCGCCAGATCCTCTGGGGACTCTTCCGCAAAATCGTCATCGCCGACACCCTCGCCGTGCGCGTCGACAATGTCTTTGCCAACTATGCCACCACCAGCGGCATCGATCTCGCGGTCACCCTGTTTCTCTACTCGATTCAGATCTACGTGGACTTTGCCGCCTATTCGGATATGGCGATGGGCGTGGGCAAGCTCTTGGGCTTCCGCCTGATGCGTAACTTTGCCTACCCCTACTTTTCCCGTGACATCGCCGAATTCTGGCGCCGCTGGCACATCTCCATGTCGAGCTGGTTTCGGGACTATGTTTACACCCCCCTGTCGATGAAGGTCAGCTTAGCGGCTCGTTGGCGGCGGATGCTGAACATCGTCATCACCTTCACCGTCAGCGGCCTCTGGCATGGAGCCAACTGGACCTTTGTCAGTTGGGGCTTGCTGAATGGTCTCTTTTTCGCCCCACTGATTCTGGGCAAAGCTCCCGAGCGTGACAGCGCCATGGTCGCCGAAGGCAAACTCCTGCCGTCGCTTACCGAACTCTGGCAGATGCTCTCCACCTTCGTCGTTGTCACTCTGGCCTGGGCTTTCTTCCGTTCCGATTCCCTCGCCGCCGCCCTGGACTATTTTCGCGCCATGCTCACCGGCAACTGGGCCGTTGCCCCGCAGGGCGGCCTGCTCATTCTGATGTCGCTGGTTCTGCTCGCCATCGAATGGCTGCGCCGCGACAAAATTCACGCGCTGGAAATGGCCGCGCTACCCAAGGCCGGACGCTGGGCCATCTACTTCTGCATCATCCTCGGCATTCTTGTGTTTGGTGAATTCAACTCTCACGGCTTCTACTATGCGCAGTTCTGA
- a CDS encoding SGNH/GDSL hydrolase family protein: protein MRGFVLNLLLFLLLLIAGLELVFRTVIPASNIAYKTLDKQYSILLHDTTGERQGLSTTGRLLMQRVQWRINNCGWRCDKDYFPPSPQRKPVIALIGDSYVAGFQVNYPDHFGARLEARLDHQYDVYNFGSGGVPASQYVYVAKYAHERFDPDVYVFLVRDPTWKNSIANYDRDAKVRQLRWKDDHFEEVLPKFTSSRLSRLRKRSALIRYLVYNANVDITDGVLAAKHRVSLPSAEAKPKTYLDAYPLVKPAMEKLLGQLRADLPGKTIIFLTNVNIENIYDGLPGQSQSTLPWLRELGGQKGIYVLDLAPAFAADYQAHREPLTFDIDYHWNERGHQVVADTLFKFLMQEHLLNSPRPDSTAAASLANAQNRNRVIP from the coding sequence ATGAGAGGATTTGTCCTCAACCTGCTGCTGTTCCTGCTGCTGCTGATCGCCGGGCTTGAACTGGTTTTCCGCACGGTCATTCCCGCGTCCAACATTGCCTACAAGACGCTGGACAAGCAGTACAGCATCCTCCTGCACGACACCACCGGCGAGCGCCAGGGCCTGTCCACGACGGGCCGCCTGCTCATGCAGCGCGTCCAATGGCGCATCAACAATTGCGGCTGGAGATGCGATAAGGATTACTTCCCGCCCTCCCCGCAGCGCAAGCCGGTGATCGCCCTTATCGGCGATTCCTACGTCGCGGGCTTTCAGGTCAACTACCCCGATCACTTCGGCGCGCGGCTTGAAGCGCGGCTCGATCATCAATACGATGTCTACAACTTCGGCTCCGGCGGCGTGCCCGCTTCGCAATATGTCTACGTCGCCAAGTATGCCCACGAGCGTTTCGATCCTGATGTCTATGTTTTCCTCGTCCGTGATCCCACGTGGAAAAACAGCATCGCCAACTATGACCGCGACGCCAAAGTCCGCCAGCTCCGCTGGAAAGATGACCACTTCGAGGAAGTCCTTCCCAAGTTCACCTCGAGCCGTCTGTCACGGCTGCGCAAACGCAGCGCGCTCATTCGCTACCTCGTGTACAACGCCAACGTCGACATTACCGACGGCGTTCTGGCCGCCAAACACCGCGTCTCTTTGCCGAGCGCCGAGGCCAAACCCAAAACCTATCTCGATGCCTATCCCTTGGTGAAACCCGCCATGGAGAAGCTGCTCGGCCAACTGCGCGCCGATCTTCCCGGCAAAACCATCATCTTCCTGACCAACGTCAACATCGAAAATATCTATGACGGCCTTCCGGGACAGAGCCAGAGCACGCTCCCGTGGCTGCGCGAACTCGGCGGGCAGAAAGGCATCTACGTGCTCGATCTCGCGCCCGCCTTTGCCGCCGACTATCAGGCGCACCGCGAGCCGCTCACCTTCGATATCGACTATCACTGGAATGAACGCGGCCACCAGGTGGTGGCCGATACACTGTTCAAGTTTCTGATGCAGGAGCATCTGCTGAATTCGCCGCGCCCCGATTCAACAGCCGCGGCTTCTCTGGCCAATGCTCAAAATCGAAACCGGGTGATTCCCTGA
- a CDS encoding S4 domain-containing protein, producing MKIRIDIWLHRARLFKSRTQATSACREGKVMIGEKFADAGDMVDVGDTVKVRMHGLYRAYHVNESADINLSKIEAKRMYDEVTAPETLEKFRQVEVANKDWRGGPKREGGPRPTKKSRRDFDKLRGK from the coding sequence ATGAAAATTCGCATTGATATCTGGCTGCACCGCGCGCGCCTCTTCAAATCGCGCACGCAAGCTACCTCCGCCTGCCGCGAAGGCAAAGTGATGATCGGTGAGAAATTCGCCGATGCCGGCGACATGGTAGACGTCGGCGATACGGTCAAGGTTCGTATGCACGGCCTCTATCGCGCCTACCACGTCAACGAATCCGCGGACATTAATCTCTCCAAGATCGAAGCCAAACGCATGTACGACGAAGTTACCGCCCCGGAAACTCTCGAAAAATTCCGCCAGGTGGAAGTCGCCAACAAAGACTGGCGCGGCGGTCCCAAGCGTGAAGGCGGCCCGCGTCCCACCAAAAAATCCCGTCGCGATTTCGACAAACTCCGCGGCAAATAG